The following proteins are co-located in the Silene latifolia isolate original U9 population chromosome 1, ASM4854445v1, whole genome shotgun sequence genome:
- the LOC141588467 gene encoding cytochrome P450 94A1-like, with product MQKIMFELNSVLTFSSFFILPFFLFFYFPKVLDFKTKQLNLIKPYPVIGHLFAFYHHKGDTLFQWFCGLIISSPSSTFVIHRPFGEQVVMTGNPANVEHILKTRFSNYEKGPIFRNTLKDLLGDGILNVDGDTWRFQRQVAIHEFNTKSLRKYIENVVDFELFNRLIPILTTAAKNKTVLDLQDILQRFTFDNICKIAFGYDPQYLSPSLPKGKFADALEDATMISTRRFRVLFPLVWKIRRFFNMGSEKRLKEAILEVREFARSLVKQRKNGINTSLENEDLLSRFLKGGHFEEENVIDIVIAFILGGRDTTSTALTWFFWILEKNKLAEEEIVREVTKGRNREDDNKENDCSSFKEVKEMVYTHAALCESMRLYPPVPADTKQAETDDILPDGTRVRQGMRVSYFPYAMGRLESIWGSDWAEYRPERWLKEVNKDKGETKWRFVQRDAYSYPVFQAGVRTCIGKEMAFLQMKRVVAGILTKFRVIPVMEKGFEPVYVPNLTAKMEGGLPVRVEERMK from the coding sequence ATGCAAAAAATCATGTTTGAGCTAAATAGTGTTCTtactttttcttcatttttcattcttccattcttcctCTTTTTTTACTTTCCTAAAGTCCTCGACTTTAAGACTAAACAACTTAATTTAATAAAACCATACCCCGTCATTGGTCATTTATTTGCCTTTTACCATCACAAAGGCGATACTTTATTCCAGTGGTTTTGCGGCCTTATAATCTCTTCCCCTTCTTCCACCTTCGTCATCCACCGTCCATTTGGCGAGCAGGTTGTCATGACCGGCAATCCCGCCAACGTGGAACACATCCTTAAAACACGCTTCTCCAATTACGAGAAAGGCCCTATTTTTAGAAACACTCTAAAAGACTTGTTAGGTGATGGAATACTTAATGTTGATGGTGACACTTGGAGGTTCCAAAGGCAAGTTGCCATCCATGAATTTAACACCAAATCGTTACGAAAATATATAGAAAATGTTGTCGATTTCGAGCTCTTTAACAGGTTGATACCAATACTAACAACTGCAGCTAAAAATAAAACCGTCCTTGACCTTCAAGATATACTTCAAAGATTCACATTTGACAATATTTGCAAAATTGCATTTGGGTATGACCCCCAATACTTATCACCCTCTTTACCAAAAGGGAAATTTGCTGATGCTTTAGAAGATGCTACAATGATTAGTACTCGAAGATTTAGAGTTCTTTTTCCATTGGTATGGAAAATTCGCAGATTTTTCAATATGGGGTCCGAAAAAAGGCTTAAAGAGGCAATTTTGGAGGTTCGTGAATTTGCAAGGTCTTTAGTTAAACAGAGGAAAAATGGGATTAATACTTCATTAGAAAATGAGGATTTGTTGTCAAGGTTTTTAAAAGGCGGCCATTTTGAAGAGGAGAACGTTATCGACATAGTTATTGCCTTTATACTTGGTGGAAGGGACACTACATCAACTGCTCTAACATGGTTTTTTTGGATTCTTGAAAAAAACAAGTTGGCTGAAGAAGAGATAGTAAGAGAGGTAACGAAGGGAAGAAATCGAGAGGACGATAATAAAGAAAATGATTGTTCTAGTTTTAAAGAAGTTAAGGAAATGGTATATACCCATGCTGCTCTGTGTGAGAGCATGAGGTTATACCCGCCTGTCCCGGCCGACACTAAGCAGGCCGAGACTGACGATATCTTACCGGATGGAACTCGGGTAAGACAGGGTATGAGGGTTAGTTATTTTCCCTATGCTATGGGAAGGTTGGAAAGTATATGGGGTTCGGATTGGGCTGAGTATCGCCCAGAGCGGTGGCTGAAAGAGGTGAACAAGGATAAAGGGGAAACCAAGTGGAGGTTTGTCCAACGTGATGCGTATTCATACCCGGTATTTCAAGCCGGGGTGCGGACTTGTATAGGAAAGGAGATGGCTTTTTTGCAAATGAAAAGAGTTGTTGCTGGTATATTGACTAAGTTCAGGGTGATTCCTGTAATGGAGAAAGGGTTTGAACCTGTTTATGTGCCTAATTTGACTGCAAAGATGGAAGGTGGTTTGCCGGTAAGGGTTGAAGAAAGGATGAAATAA